The genome window TCTGTGGCGATAACTACATCACAACACAATGCCAGGTTTGCCCCTGCTCCAGCAGCTACTCCATTAACTGCAGCTATTACTGGTTTTTCTAGATTTCTAATCTTCAATACTATAGGGTTGTAATGATCATCGAGGATGGCTTTAAAACCTGGGTGCAACTCTGGATTGGTTATTTCTTGAATGTCTTGTCCTGCGCAGAATGCTTTTCCTTCACCTGTAATCAAAACTGCTCTTACTTTCTCATCTGTAGCACATTGATCTAGCGCGTCTTGCATAGCAAAAGCCATTTCACGGTTAAACGAATTAAATACTTTTGGTCTGTTTAGAGTTATAGTAGCAACGCCGTTTTCGACTTGCAAGAGGATGGAATCTGACATGGATCATTTTAATTTTTATAAAGATAATGGAAGTTCCGCTTTCGCGAAAGCGAGAACACCGCCATATTATTAATAATAAATTAACCGAATGATTGCCAAGGTTGTATTAGAATGGATTAATTTCATAGCAAATAACCACCATGAAAATATGTAATTTTTTAATTGCTCTTCTTTTTACATTGTTTGCTACTGCTCAAAACGAACTTGATTTTGATATGGATGTATCTACTGGAACTGTCGGTGGCTACATAAACATTACTTATACGATTACTAATATTTCAACTGATCCTATATCTAATCTAGTAATAGACCATCCAGATGCGGTGATAAATTCATTTACTCCAACTCCATCCACTCTTACACCAGGAGCTAGTCTTACTGCTACTGGTAAAATTGCAATAGGTGGAGAAGGTGCGTCACTAGGAGTTATTTTCGGTTCTACTCAAGCTAGCATTAATGGTCTTTTAAATGGAAACTCTATCACCGAATTATCTGACGGACAAGGCCCTAATGGATTTAGAGTTGAAGATGGCCCATCTTTTTATCAAGCCTTTGAACCACATCGATACGGGGTTATTTATATAGATGTAGACTTAAATGGAAGGTATGATTTTGGGATTGATAATACGATTGTAGGCGCGGTGATAAATATAGGAGATCAAAATGGAAATACTTTTTCTGTATCTACTAACGAGACTGGATGGTGGAATGCAGACATACCACCAAATTTTATAAATACTGCTGGAGATTTCATAGGAATAGTTGATCAAAACTCCTTTCCTGTTGCTATGACTAACTATCCGTTAGTTGCAGGAACATCTCCTTTCCCTCTTGCTTTTCCTTTGGCTGCATCGATTCAATATGAGCATGGTTACGCAGACGGTAATACTAATTTTGGTTTAATGAGAGCGACTGCTTTTCTTGATGAAAATAATAATGGCTCAAGAGACGTAACAGAAATAGACGTACCCTATACCAACTTTGAGTTTATAGCTAACAATGACCCAACAACCAGCATTATTTTAAATAATGGCACTGGATTACCTGTCGTAAAATCTGATATAGATCCCGGAACCCAACTAAATGATATAAATGCAACTTTGGGAAGGTTTAATAATTTCTACAACATTGCGACATCTAGCTTTGATGATATTATGACCACAAATGGAGTTACAACTGAGTTAGAATTTGCGGTTATAGAAAATTCGACATCTAACAGGGATACTGCGGTATATTTAGCAAGCAACACTCCTCCAAATCCTGGATTTGATAGTGTAGCAAGTATAGTTATTGATAATACTTTAAATGGAGTTGCGACAGGAACGCTACAATTCACAAATGATTCAAGAGCCACCATTCTTTCGGTTATAGATAGAAACAGCACAGACTTGCTCACTAACGGAACTGCAACTACAATAGCTGGCGGTTTTACAATACCATATAACATTAACAATTTTGGACAACAGAGGTTTAGGGTTAATATGTCTACGCCTATAAATGGAGTCCAAATAGGAGACACATTTACTCATATAGCTTCCATTAACCCTTCTTCCACTGATAACGATGTATCAAATAATACAGCCACTTTAAATGTAGATGTAGTGGCCTCCTATGATCCTAATGATGTGACCGAAATACGTGGGGAGACTATTCCTATAAATACCTTTTCAAATACAGACTATCTGGAATATACCATTCGTTTCCAAAACCTTGGAACGGCCAGCGCACAATTTGTAAGAGTGCTTTCTACACTAGATCCACAACTTGATCCAGCGACTTTTGAGATGATTACAGCCAGTCATAATTTTACCTATACTAAAAATGCTAATGACCTAGATTGGTTTTTTGATCATATTCAACTTGCTCCAGAGGTAAATGATCCTGAAGCCAGCAATGGGTTCATAAGATATAGAATCAAACCTTTACCAGGATTTGCTGTTGGTGACCTTATTGCTGCCAGTGCTAGTATCTTTTTTGATTACAATCCTCCAGTAATTACAGAAACTTGGTTCACTACCTTTGACGTACCTGCATCTTTAGATGATATTAAAACAGGAGCTATTTATCCTATTCCACTTAAAGGAAACACCTT of Nonlabens sp. Ci31 contains these proteins:
- a CDS encoding T9SS type A sorting domain-containing protein, which encodes MKICNFLIALLFTLFATAQNELDFDMDVSTGTVGGYINITYTITNISTDPISNLVIDHPDAVINSFTPTPSTLTPGASLTATGKIAIGGEGASLGVIFGSTQASINGLLNGNSITELSDGQGPNGFRVEDGPSFYQAFEPHRYGVIYIDVDLNGRYDFGIDNTIVGAVINIGDQNGNTFSVSTNETGWWNADIPPNFINTAGDFIGIVDQNSFPVAMTNYPLVAGTSPFPLAFPLAASIQYEHGYADGNTNFGLMRATAFLDENNNGSRDVTEIDVPYTNFEFIANNDPTTSIILNNGTGLPVVKSDIDPGTQLNDINATLGRFNNFYNIATSSFDDIMTTNGVTTELEFAVIENSTSNRDTAVYLASNTPPNPGFDSVASIVIDNTLNGVATGTLQFTNDSRATILSVIDRNSTDLLTNGTATTIAGGFTIPYNINNFGQQRFRVNMSTPINGVQIGDTFTHIASINPSSTDNDVSNNTATLNVDVVASYDPNDVTEIRGETIPINTFSNTDYLEYTIRFQNLGTASAQFVRVLSTLDPQLDPATFEMITASHNFTYTKNANDLDWFFDHIQLAPEVNDPEASNGFIRYRIKPLPGFAVGDLIAASASIFFDYNPPVITETWFTTFDVPASLDDIKTGAIYPIPLKGNTLFFENIATGKAQLYALDGKEVWHGDISNSQLILNAIDSGFYILKVYSEGKVASIKLLKE